From the genome of Capricornis sumatraensis isolate serow.1 chromosome 17, serow.2, whole genome shotgun sequence, one region includes:
- the LOC138093561 gene encoding LOW QUALITY PROTEIN: 2'-5'-oligoadenylate synthase 2-like (The sequence of the model RefSeq protein was modified relative to this genomic sequence to represent the inferred CDS: deleted 2 bases in 1 codon; substituted 2 bases at 2 genomic stop codons): MKKLRRTQANKLDVFIKDHLLPYKEFQRQVNEAVDIIXTFPKETCFPEAAHPVRVSKVVKGGSSGKGTTLKDLSDADLVVFLTNLKSFQENFKHXVRFIKEIQRQLEACQRKKMFEVEFEVQKRRKRKSRALSFVLRSPWFCQGVKFDVLPAFDALAKHSQSQGQVTEDYKPDPQIYVQLIQECEKLRRESEVFPCFTELQRAFLKERPTKLKSLIRLVKHWYQLCKKRHGKKLPSQYALELLTIYAWEQEGSKTKFRRAEGFRTVLELVLKHQDLCIYWKKYYDFENHVIRRYLRRQLEKPRPVILDPADPTGNVAGGESQRWQLLAQEVTVWLKYSCCKNLDGTPVSTWNVPVRTPDFFIVTQTHTSTSATTLKGNESPGPSWNVLPAPLCITPGHLPDKFIKDFLQPNQTFQDQIKKALKIICSFLEENCFRHSTTKIQVIQGGSTAKGTALKTGSDASLVVFAASLKSYTSPKNESCNIIKEIHEQLEACQQQKDFEVKFEISKWKPPWVLSFTLKSKVLNESVDFDVLPTFNALHNVNFSPMLGSGSTPSPRTYAELIYLYKPSDVFGGGEFSACFTKLQRNFVRSLPPKLKDLIRLVKHWYKGCESKLKQKGSLPPKYALELLTIYAWEKGRGAQDFDTAEGFRMVLELVIQYQHLCVFWTVNYSFDDEILRNFLLTQIQRTRPVILDPADPTGDVGGGDRWCWHLLAKEATEWLSSLCFKDKSGCPIQPWKVPRKVI; encoded by the exons ACGTGCTTCCCAGAGGCCGCCCACCCTGTTCGGGTGTCCAAAGTTGTGAAG GGCGGCTCCTCAGGCAAAGGCACGACCCTCAAGGACCTCTCAGATGCTGACCTCGTTGTCTTCCTCACCAATCTCAAAAGTTTTCAGGAGAACTTTAAGCACTGAGTAAGATTCATCAAGGAAATTCAGAGACAGTTGGAAGCctgtcaaagaaagaaaatgtttgaagTGGAGTTTGAGGTCCAGAAGCGGAGAAAGAGGAAGTCACGTGCTCTCAGCTTCGTGCTCAGGTCCCCTTGGTTCTGCCAGGGGGTCAAGTTTGATGTCCTGCCTGCCTTTGATGCTCTGGCTAAGCACTCCCAGTCACAAG GTCAGGTGACTGAAGATTACAAACCTGACCCTCAAATCTACGTCCAGCTCATCCAAGAGTGCGAGAAACTAAGGAGAGAGAGCGAGGTCTTCCCCTGCTTCACGGAGCTGCAGAGAGCCTTCCTGAAGGAGCGTCCGACCAAGCTGAAGAGCCTCATCCGCCTGGTGAAGCACTGGTACCAACTG tGTAAGAAGAGACATGGGAAAAAACTACCCTCACAGTATGCTCTGGAGTTGCTGACTATCTATGCCTGGGAGCAGGAAGGCTCAAAAACAAAATTCAGGAGAGCTGAAGGATTTCGGACTGTTTTGGAGTTAGTCCTGAAGCATCAGGACCTCTGCATCTACTGGAAAAAGTATTATGACTTTGAAAACCATGTTATTAGACGATACCTGAGGAGACAACTTGAAAAACCCAG GCCTGTGATTCTTGACCCGGCTGACCCAACTGGAAATGTGGCTGGTGGAGAGTCACAGAGGTGGCAGCTGCTGGCACAGGAGGTCACAGTCTGGCTCAAGTATTCGTGCTGTAAGAACTTGGATGGGACGCCAGTGAGCACCTGGAATGTGCCGGTGAGAACTCCTGATTTCTTCAT AGTGACCCAGACCCACACAAGCACCTCTGCCACCACCCTCAAG GGAAATGAGTCACCTGGACCATCTTGGAATGTTCTG CCTGCGCCCCTCTGCATAACCCCAGGCCATCTGCCAGATAAGTTCATCAAGGACTTTCTCCAGCCCAACCAGACTTTCCAAGACCAGATCAAGAAAGCTCTTAAAATCATCTGTTCATTCCTTGAAGAAAATTGCTTTCGACATTCAACTACAAAGATTCAAGTTATCCAG GGGGGGTCGACTGCGAAAGGCACGGCTCTGAAGACTGGCTCTGATGCCAGCCTCGTAGTGTTCGCAGCCTCGCTGAAAAGCTACACCTCCCCAAAAAACGAGAGCTGCAACATCATCAAGGAAATCCATGAGCAGCTGGAAGCCTGTCAGCAGCAGAAAGATTTTGAAGTGAAGTTTGAGATTTCAAAATGGAAGCCTCCCTGGGTGCTGAGCTTCACTCTGAAATCCAAAGTCCTCAATGAAAGTGTTGACTTTGATGTGCTGCCTACATTTAATGCCCTG CATAATGTAAATTTCTCGCCCATGCTAGGCTCTGGCTCCACACCCAGCCCCAGGACCTATGCTGAACTCATCTATCTGTACAAACCTTCTGATGTTTTC GGGGGGGGGGAGTTTTCTGCATGTTTCACGAAGCTACAGCGCAATTTTGTTCGCTCCCTGCCCCCCAAACTGAAGGATTTAATCCGCCTGGTGAAGCACTGGTACAAAGGG TGTGAAAGCAAGTTGAAGCAAAAGGGGTCTCTGCCCCCTAAGTACGCCTTGGAGCTGCTCACCATCTACgcctgggagaaggggagaggggcaCAGGATTTTGACACAGCTGAAGGTTTCCGGATGGTCCTGGAGTTGGTCATACAATATCAGCATCTCTGTGTCTTCTGGACGGTCAACTACAGTTTTGATGATGAAATTCTGAGGAACTTCCTCCTGACCCAGATCCAGAGAACCAG GCCTGTGATCTTGGACCCAGCCGATCCTACTGGCGACGTGGGTGGAGGGGACCGTTGGTGTTGGCATCTTCTAGCGAAAGAAGCGACTGAATGGTTGTCTTCTCTCTGCTTCAAAGATAAGTCGGGATGTCCCATACAACCATGGAAAGTGCCCAGAAAAGTCATCTAA